A genomic region of Kribbella sp. NBC_00382 contains the following coding sequences:
- a CDS encoding sugar ABC transporter ATP-binding protein has product MTQAITPAPSTALTPPVVEMRGISIGFPGVKALQDVDFRLLPGEIHALMGENGAGKSTLIKALTGVYAIDEGTVLMAGEEHLFSSPADSQAAGISTVYQEVNLCTNLTVAENMLLGREPRRFGRIDGKAMRARAGSILDRLGLAIDPGSTLGEHPIAIQQLVAIGRALDLDARVLILDEPTSSLDADEVAKLFAVMRTLRDQGVAILFVSHFLDQVFEISDRMTVLRNGKLVGEYPTGSVSQFDLVEAMIGRELETLEKLEQHASADVPEDRVPLVKVLGLGRRGSLQAVDLEIYDGQVIGIAGLLGSGRTELARLLFGADTADTGSIDVRGTRRRFRTPRNAIGAKIAFSSENRRAEGVVEDLTVADNLLLTLQASRGWLRPVPVRTRERLVAEYIKALDIRPPDPAALMRNLSGGNQQKVLLARWLITEPELLILDEPTRGIDIGAKTQIQQLVAKLAADGLSVVFISAELEEVLRLSHRVLVMRDRAKIADRPNDDTVTVAGILELIAAGGTTTAEGNPDA; this is encoded by the coding sequence ATGACCCAGGCGATCACTCCCGCCCCATCGACGGCGCTCACCCCGCCGGTGGTCGAGATGCGCGGGATCAGCATCGGCTTTCCCGGTGTCAAAGCACTCCAGGACGTCGACTTCCGGCTGCTCCCCGGTGAGATTCACGCCCTGATGGGTGAGAACGGGGCAGGCAAGTCGACCCTGATCAAGGCCCTGACCGGGGTCTACGCGATCGACGAGGGCACGGTGCTGATGGCCGGTGAGGAGCATCTGTTCAGCTCACCGGCCGACTCGCAGGCCGCCGGGATCAGCACCGTGTACCAGGAGGTCAACCTGTGCACGAACCTGACGGTCGCGGAGAACATGCTGCTCGGCCGCGAACCGCGGCGGTTCGGCCGGATCGACGGCAAGGCGATGCGGGCCCGGGCAGGGTCGATCCTGGACCGGCTCGGCCTGGCGATCGATCCGGGGTCGACGCTGGGCGAGCACCCGATCGCGATCCAGCAGCTGGTCGCGATCGGGCGGGCGCTCGACCTCGACGCCCGGGTGCTGATCCTCGACGAGCCCACCTCGAGCCTCGACGCGGACGAGGTGGCGAAGCTGTTCGCGGTGATGCGGACGCTGCGCGACCAGGGCGTGGCGATCCTGTTCGTCTCGCACTTCCTGGACCAGGTGTTCGAGATCTCCGACCGGATGACCGTACTGCGCAACGGCAAGCTGGTGGGGGAGTACCCGACCGGGAGCGTCAGCCAGTTCGACCTGGTCGAGGCGATGATCGGTCGCGAACTGGAGACGCTGGAGAAACTCGAACAGCACGCGTCGGCCGATGTGCCGGAAGACCGGGTACCGCTGGTGAAGGTACTGGGTCTGGGCCGCCGCGGCAGCCTGCAAGCCGTCGACCTGGAGATCTACGACGGTCAGGTGATCGGTATCGCCGGCCTGCTGGGGTCGGGGCGAACCGAACTCGCCCGGCTGCTCTTCGGAGCGGACACCGCGGACACCGGCTCGATCGACGTACGGGGTACGCGGCGGAGGTTCCGTACGCCGCGGAACGCCATCGGCGCCAAGATCGCGTTCTCCAGTGAGAACCGTCGCGCGGAAGGCGTGGTGGAGGACCTGACCGTCGCGGACAACCTGCTGCTCACCCTGCAGGCTTCCCGGGGCTGGCTCCGGCCGGTACCGGTCCGGACCCGCGAGCGGCTGGTCGCGGAGTACATCAAGGCGCTGGACATCCGGCCTCCCGACCCGGCCGCGCTGATGCGCAACCTGTCGGGTGGCAACCAGCAGAAGGTCCTGCTGGCCCGCTGGCTGATCACCGAGCCGGAGCTGCTGATCCTGGACGAGCCGACCCGCGGGATCGACATCGGCGCCAAGACGCAGATCCAGCAACTCGTCGCGAAACTCGCCGCCGACGGACTGTCCGTCGTCTTCATCTCCGCCGAGCTCGAGGAGGTACTCCGGCTCAGCCACCGGGTGCTGGTGATGCGGGACCGGGCGAAGATCGCGGACCGGCCCAACGACGACACCGTCACGGTGGCCGGGATCCTCGAACTCATCGCGGCCGGCGGTACGACGACAGCCGAAGGGAACCCCGATGCGTGA
- the yjfF gene encoding galactofuranose ABC transporter, permease protein YjfF, protein MSASALSPAVAARIRRYSPPRRYLPVAAAIALLIGIFGAGSLRYQGFADPQVILNLFVDNAFLLVLGLGMTFVILAGGIDLSVGSVVALSTMIAASTLESGWPVAATVVAVLVSGTLLGTLMGLVIHYFDVQPFIATLAGMFLARGLCYLISVESIPIRDPGLTRFAQGTVPLPGGYHVTPSVVVALVVFAIGAWVLHLTRFGRTVYAVGGSESSAHLMGLRVALVKVGVYTISGLCSALAGLLFAAYTLSGYSLHAVGMELDAIAAVVIGGTLLTGGRGLVLGTMVGVLLLGTIQTFISFDGTLSSWWTKISIGALLLIFVVVQRLLTRRQT, encoded by the coding sequence ATGAGCGCGTCGGCCCTGTCGCCCGCGGTGGCGGCCCGGATCCGCCGGTACAGTCCGCCGCGCCGTTATCTGCCGGTCGCGGCGGCGATCGCGCTGCTGATCGGGATCTTCGGCGCCGGATCGCTGCGCTACCAGGGTTTCGCGGATCCCCAGGTGATCCTGAACCTGTTCGTCGACAACGCCTTCCTGCTGGTGCTGGGGCTCGGGATGACGTTCGTGATCCTTGCCGGCGGCATCGATCTGAGCGTCGGCTCGGTGGTCGCCCTGTCGACGATGATCGCGGCGTCGACGCTCGAGTCGGGCTGGCCGGTGGCGGCCACCGTCGTCGCCGTCCTGGTGTCCGGGACGCTGCTCGGGACGTTGATGGGCCTGGTCATCCACTACTTCGACGTGCAGCCGTTCATCGCGACCCTGGCCGGGATGTTCCTGGCTCGTGGGCTCTGCTACCTGATCAGCGTCGAGTCGATTCCGATCCGCGATCCCGGCCTGACCAGATTCGCTCAGGGGACCGTCCCGCTGCCGGGCGGCTACCACGTCACCCCGAGCGTCGTGGTGGCGCTGGTGGTGTTCGCGATCGGCGCGTGGGTGCTGCACCTGACCCGCTTCGGGCGCACGGTCTACGCCGTCGGTGGCAGCGAGAGCTCCGCGCATCTGATGGGGTTGCGGGTCGCTCTGGTCAAGGTCGGCGTGTACACGATCAGCGGGCTCTGCTCGGCGCTGGCCGGGCTGCTCTTCGCGGCCTACACCCTGTCGGGGTACAGCTTGCACGCCGTCGGGATGGAGCTCGACGCGATCGCGGCGGTGGTGATCGGCGGGACGCTGCTGACCGGTGGCCGCGGCCTGGTGCTGGGGACGATGGTCGGGGTGCTGCTGCTCGGCACCATCCAGACCTTCATCTCGTTCGACGGCACGCTGAGTTCCTGGTGGACGAAGATCTCCATCGGAGCGCTGCTGCTGATCTTCGTGGTGGTCCAGCGCCTGCTGACCAGAAGGCAGACCTGA
- a CDS encoding ABC transporter permease translates to MRDLVRRPLFWPTLALVLLLALNTAVTPSFLSVRIQDGHLYGSLIDILRNGAPVLLVALGMTLVIATRGIDLSVGAVAAISGAVACVYIAGSSQQAATSTLLTAVAMAVGVCVLLGLWNGLLVSVIGIQPIIATLVLMTAGRGLAMLITDGQITTVVSPGFKVIGAGFVATLPVAILIALAVFALTAVLARRTALGLLIESVGINPEASRLAGIHARTITWTVYVFSAFCAGVAGLMIASNTSAADANNAGLWIELDAILAVVIGGTSLAGGKFSLTGTLIGAMFIQTLATTIPTIGIPAEANYLFKAVVVIVVCLLQSPKARAALRSRRPRRATPTVRTETA, encoded by the coding sequence ATGCGTGACCTAGTCCGCCGGCCACTGTTCTGGCCGACGCTGGCCCTGGTACTGCTGCTCGCCCTCAACACGGCGGTGACTCCGTCGTTCCTGTCGGTACGGATCCAGGACGGTCATCTGTACGGCAGCCTGATCGACATCCTCCGCAACGGGGCTCCGGTGTTGCTGGTGGCGCTGGGGATGACGCTGGTGATCGCCACCCGGGGGATCGACCTCTCGGTGGGTGCGGTGGCCGCGATCTCAGGCGCCGTGGCCTGTGTGTACATAGCGGGCTCGTCGCAGCAGGCGGCAACCTCGACGCTGCTCACCGCGGTCGCGATGGCGGTCGGCGTCTGCGTGCTGCTCGGGTTGTGGAACGGGCTTCTGGTCTCGGTGATCGGGATCCAGCCGATCATCGCCACCCTGGTGCTGATGACGGCCGGCCGCGGACTGGCCATGCTGATCACGGACGGCCAGATCACCACGGTCGTCAGCCCGGGGTTCAAGGTGATCGGAGCGGGCTTCGTCGCGACGCTGCCGGTGGCCATCCTGATCGCGCTCGCGGTCTTCGCGCTGACCGCGGTCCTGGCCCGGCGGACCGCGCTGGGCCTGTTGATCGAGTCGGTCGGCATCAACCCGGAGGCCAGCCGGCTGGCCGGGATCCACGCCCGGACGATCACCTGGACCGTCTACGTGTTCAGCGCCTTCTGTGCCGGTGTCGCCGGGCTGATGATCGCGTCGAACACGAGTGCGGCGGACGCGAACAACGCCGGCCTGTGGATCGAGCTGGACGCGATCCTGGCCGTCGTGATCGGCGGCACCTCGCTGGCGGGCGGAAAGTTCTCGCTGACCGGGACGCTGATCGGCGCGATGTTCATCCAGACCCTGGCCACCACGATCCCGACCATCGGGATCCCGGCCGAGGCCAACTATCTCTTCAAGGCGGTCGTCGTGATCGTGGTCTGCCTGCTGCAGTCACCGAAGGCGCGGGCCGCGCTGCGCAGCCGCCGGCCCCGCCGGGCCACCCCCACCGTTCGGACGGAGACAGCATGA
- a CDS encoding LacI family DNA-binding transcriptional regulator, translating to MNVVKGSDVEHAPVASSSARRHPSLADVAVLAGVSHMTVSRVINDSDLVRPTTRERVQAAIQSLGYRPNTAARALVTGRTGTLGVVTLDSTLYGPASTLYGIERAARDAGFAITVASVSRPGGQSIAEAVESLQRQAVEGIVVIAPHVTTAKALEFAPHGVPLVAVGGAAPPVPTVSVDQYDGARLATEHLLSLGHKTVWHVGGPADWLEAAERERGWRETLEAHHVRRPRLTRGDWSPRSGYEAGKSLAKEPSLSAVFVANDQMALGLLRAFAEAGISVPGDVQVVGFDDIPEAEFFNPPLTTVRQDFGEVGRRTFHLLSEQMSGGKPSSEQIPATLVVRQSTGAA from the coding sequence GTGAACGTGGTCAAGGGTTCGGACGTCGAGCACGCGCCGGTGGCCTCGTCGTCGGCCCGGCGGCATCCGAGTCTGGCCGATGTCGCCGTGCTCGCCGGGGTGTCCCATATGACGGTGTCCCGGGTGATCAACGACAGCGACCTGGTCCGGCCGACGACGCGCGAGCGGGTGCAGGCCGCGATCCAGAGCCTCGGGTACCGGCCGAACACCGCCGCCAGAGCCTTGGTCACCGGGCGGACCGGCACGCTCGGAGTAGTGACGCTGGACTCCACCCTGTACGGACCGGCCAGCACCCTCTACGGCATCGAACGGGCGGCGCGGGATGCCGGTTTCGCGATCACCGTGGCGAGCGTCAGCCGGCCGGGCGGACAGTCCATCGCGGAGGCGGTCGAGTCCCTGCAACGCCAGGCGGTCGAAGGCATCGTCGTGATCGCACCCCACGTCACGACGGCCAAGGCCTTGGAGTTCGCGCCGCACGGCGTACCGCTCGTCGCAGTCGGCGGCGCGGCACCCCCGGTACCGACCGTCTCGGTCGATCAGTACGACGGAGCCCGCCTCGCGACCGAGCACCTGCTGTCGCTCGGTCACAAGACGGTCTGGCATGTCGGCGGACCGGCGGACTGGCTCGAGGCGGCCGAACGCGAGCGTGGCTGGCGGGAGACGCTCGAGGCCCACCACGTCCGCCGGCCCCGGCTGACCCGGGGCGACTGGAGCCCGCGGTCGGGGTACGAGGCCGGTAAGTCGCTGGCCAAGGAACCCAGCCTGAGCGCCGTGTTCGTCGCCAACGACCAGATGGCGCTCGGCCTGCTGCGGGCGTTTGCCGAGGCCGGGATCTCGGTACCCGGCGATGTCCAGGTGGTCGGCTTCGACGACATCCCGGAGGCCGAGTTCTTCAACCCGCCGCTGACCACCGTCCGACAGGACTTCGGTGAGGTTGGCCGGCGGACCTTTCACCTGCTGTCCGAACAGATGAGCGGCGGGAAGCCGAGCAGTGAGCAGATCCCCGCCACCTTGGTCGTGCGGCAGAGCACCGGCGCTGCCTGA